The following are encoded in a window of Oncorhynchus masou masou isolate Uvic2021 chromosome 17, UVic_Omas_1.1, whole genome shotgun sequence genomic DNA:
- the ranbp3b gene encoding ran-binding protein 3b isoform X3, translating into MAELANEEKPAIAPPVFLFQKDKAQKRSADGSSAEDEGSDKEDGGYFPPVKRERTSSLTQFPPSHSGSCKNNVFMPSTFCQSPTGNSEDSEPDEKPVGFRLKPPTLIHGQAPSSDCVPGVPSQKPKEQQRSVLRPALLQAPPVKSNSESTNGVKKFSDVTSEGSSIFQNNTEHSDVLAMSPKHEREDGASREKNDCSAESSFVFGQNIKDRAKLDENSKDGKLLPLDSQEGTNYFLQYIATPSSKNAIHNTDKGAKFVFGQNMSERVLSPSKGGEASVEDCKVLPAPPVSESLSKENIPEKGNNVTESLEESAAAYTKATAKKCILEKVDVKTGEESESNVLQVQCKLFVFDKTAQTWIERGRGLLRLNDMASTDDGSLQSRLVMRTQGSLRLILNTKLWPQMQVDKASEKSVRVTAMDTEDQGVKVFLISASSREDTGQLAAALHHRILALKSRADQEPQEAPAADCAPEADLPHSEGDSDEEDQVNNAAVNSEGGDAQAAGST; encoded by the exons ATGGCGGAATTGGCAAACGAAG AGAAGCCTGCCATAGCGCCACCAGTGTTTCTGTTCCAAAAAGATAAAGCACAGAAG AGATCAGCTGATGGCTCGAGTGCAGAAGATGAAG GTTCAGACAAAGAGGATGGTGGCTACTTTCCTCCAGTAAAAAGAGAGAGGACTTCATCTTTAACACAGTTCCCACCTTCACATTCTG GGTCTTGTAAGAACAATGTCTTCATGCCCTCAACTTTCTGCCAGTCTCCAACTGGGAATTCAGAGGACTCAGAACCAG ATGAGAAGCCTGTAGGATTTCGTTTAAAACCACCTACTCTCATCCATGGTCAGGCGCCTAGTTCAG ATTGTGTTCCAGGCGTCCCCAGTCAGAAACCCAAGGAGCAGCAGCGCAGTGTGCTCCGGCCAGCCTTGCTCCAGGCCCCACCAGTCAAGTCCAACTCAGAGTCCACTAACGGGGTGAAGAAGTTTTCCGACGTAACGTCAGAAGGGTCGAGCATCTTCCAGAACAACACTGAGCACTCAGACGTCCTCGCTATGTCACCG AAACATGAAAGGGAGGATGGAGCGAGCAGAGAGAAGAACGATTGTTCTGCAGAGTCCTCTTTCGTGTTTGGGCAAAATATCAAAGACCGAGCAAAG TTGGACGAGAATAGTAAAGATGGCAAGTTGTTACCCCTGGATTCTCAGGAGGGAACAAACTATTTCTTACAATACATCGCCACCCCCAG TTCAAAGAACGCCATACACAATACCGACAAGGGGGCCAAATTTGTCTTTGGACAGAACATGTCAGAGAGAGTCCTA AGCCCTTCCAAGGGAGGGGAGGCATCAGTGGAAGACTGTAAAGTCTTACCAGCTCCCCCTGTGTCTGAATCCTTATCCAAGGAAAACATACCAGAGAAGG GTAACAATGTGACAGAGTCACTGGAGGAATCTGCAGCAGCGTACACCAAAGCCACAGCCAAGAAGTGCATCTTGGAGAAGGTAGACGTCAAAACTGGAGAAGAATCAGAAAGTAACGTTTTGCAG GTCCAGTGCAAGTTGTTTGTGTTTGACAAGACAGCCCAGACGTGGATAGAGCGGGGTCGAGGGCTGCTCAGGCTTAATGACATGGCATCCACAGACGACGGATCACTACAATCACGTCTAG TGATGCGGACCCAGGGCAGCCTTAGATTGATCCTGAACACCAAACTGTGGCCTCAGATGCAAGTGGACAAGGCCAGCGAAAAGAGTGTCCGTGTCACCGCCATGGACACAGAAGACCAAGGGGTTAAGGTCTTCCTAATATCG GCTAGTTCTAGGGAGGACACAGGTCAGCTGGCAGCAGCCCTGCACCATCGTATCCTGGCCCTGAAGAGCCGGGCGGACCAGGAGCCCCAGGAGGCCCCGGCTGCAGACTGTGCCCCCGAGGCTGACTTGCCCCACTCTGAAGGGGACAGCGATGAGGAAGATCAGGTCAACAATGCTGCAG TTAACTCAGAGGGAGGAGATGCCCAGGCTGCTGGAAGTACATAG
- the ranbp3b gene encoding ran-binding protein 3b isoform X1, translated as MAELANEEKPAIAPPVFLFQKDKAQKRSADGSSAEDEGSDKEDGGYFPPVKRERTSSLTQFPPSHSGSCKNNVFMPSTFCQSPTGNSEDSEPDEKPVGFRLKPPTLIHGQAPSSDCVPGVPSQKPKEQQRSVLRPALLQAPPVKSNSESTNGVKKFSDVTSEGSSIFQNNTEHSDVLAMSPKHEREDGASREKNDCSAESSFVFGQNIKDRAKLDENSKDGKLLPLDSQEGTNYFLQYIATPSSKNAIHNTDKGAKFVFGQNMSERVLSPSKGGEASVEDCKVLPAPPVSESLSKENIPEKGNNVTESLEESAAAYTKATAKKCILEKVDVKTGEESESNVLQVQCKLFVFDKTAQTWIERGRGLLRLNDMASTDDGSLQSRLVTGYWRELEQPVVHINPEPSKTCSMGDMSVMRTQGSLRLILNTKLWPQMQVDKASEKSVRVTAMDTEDQGVKVFLISASSREDTGQLAAALHHRILALKSRADQEPQEAPAADCAPEADLPHSEGDSDEEDQVNNAAVNSEGGDAQAAGST; from the exons ATGGCGGAATTGGCAAACGAAG AGAAGCCTGCCATAGCGCCACCAGTGTTTCTGTTCCAAAAAGATAAAGCACAGAAG AGATCAGCTGATGGCTCGAGTGCAGAAGATGAAG GTTCAGACAAAGAGGATGGTGGCTACTTTCCTCCAGTAAAAAGAGAGAGGACTTCATCTTTAACACAGTTCCCACCTTCACATTCTG GGTCTTGTAAGAACAATGTCTTCATGCCCTCAACTTTCTGCCAGTCTCCAACTGGGAATTCAGAGGACTCAGAACCAG ATGAGAAGCCTGTAGGATTTCGTTTAAAACCACCTACTCTCATCCATGGTCAGGCGCCTAGTTCAG ATTGTGTTCCAGGCGTCCCCAGTCAGAAACCCAAGGAGCAGCAGCGCAGTGTGCTCCGGCCAGCCTTGCTCCAGGCCCCACCAGTCAAGTCCAACTCAGAGTCCACTAACGGGGTGAAGAAGTTTTCCGACGTAACGTCAGAAGGGTCGAGCATCTTCCAGAACAACACTGAGCACTCAGACGTCCTCGCTATGTCACCG AAACATGAAAGGGAGGATGGAGCGAGCAGAGAGAAGAACGATTGTTCTGCAGAGTCCTCTTTCGTGTTTGGGCAAAATATCAAAGACCGAGCAAAG TTGGACGAGAATAGTAAAGATGGCAAGTTGTTACCCCTGGATTCTCAGGAGGGAACAAACTATTTCTTACAATACATCGCCACCCCCAG TTCAAAGAACGCCATACACAATACCGACAAGGGGGCCAAATTTGTCTTTGGACAGAACATGTCAGAGAGAGTCCTA AGCCCTTCCAAGGGAGGGGAGGCATCAGTGGAAGACTGTAAAGTCTTACCAGCTCCCCCTGTGTCTGAATCCTTATCCAAGGAAAACATACCAGAGAAGG GTAACAATGTGACAGAGTCACTGGAGGAATCTGCAGCAGCGTACACCAAAGCCACAGCCAAGAAGTGCATCTTGGAGAAGGTAGACGTCAAAACTGGAGAAGAATCAGAAAGTAACGTTTTGCAG GTCCAGTGCAAGTTGTTTGTGTTTGACAAGACAGCCCAGACGTGGATAGAGCGGGGTCGAGGGCTGCTCAGGCTTAATGACATGGCATCCACAGACGACGGATCACTACAATCACGTCTAG ttactggatattggcgggaactggaacaacctgtcgtacacatcaatccagagccatccaaaacatgctcaatgggtgacatgtctg TGATGCGGACCCAGGGCAGCCTTAGATTGATCCTGAACACCAAACTGTGGCCTCAGATGCAAGTGGACAAGGCCAGCGAAAAGAGTGTCCGTGTCACCGCCATGGACACAGAAGACCAAGGGGTTAAGGTCTTCCTAATATCG GCTAGTTCTAGGGAGGACACAGGTCAGCTGGCAGCAGCCCTGCACCATCGTATCCTGGCCCTGAAGAGCCGGGCGGACCAGGAGCCCCAGGAGGCCCCGGCTGCAGACTGTGCCCCCGAGGCTGACTTGCCCCACTCTGAAGGGGACAGCGATGAGGAAGATCAGGTCAACAATGCTGCAG TTAACTCAGAGGGAGGAGATGCCCAGGCTGCTGGAAGTACATAG
- the ranbp3b gene encoding ran-binding protein 3b isoform X4: protein MAELANEEKPAIAPPVFLFQKDKAQKRSADGSSAEDEGSDKEDGGYFPPVKRERTSSLTQFPPSHSGSCKNNVFMPSTFCQSPTGNSEDSEPDEKPVGFRLKPPTLIHGQAPSSGVPSQKPKEQQRSVLRPALLQAPPVKSNSESTNGVKKFSDVTSEGSSIFQNNTEHSDVLAMSPKHEREDGASREKNDCSAESSFVFGQNIKDRAKLDENSKDGKLLPLDSQEGTNYFLQYIATPSSKNAIHNTDKGAKFVFGQNMSERVLSPSKGGEASVEDCKVLPAPPVSESLSKENIPEKGNNVTESLEESAAAYTKATAKKCILEKVDVKTGEESESNVLQVQCKLFVFDKTAQTWIERGRGLLRLNDMASTDDGSLQSRLVMRTQGSLRLILNTKLWPQMQVDKASEKSVRVTAMDTEDQGVKVFLISASSREDTGQLAAALHHRILALKSRADQEPQEAPAADCAPEADLPHSEGDSDEEDQVNNAAVNSEGGDAQAAGST from the exons ATGGCGGAATTGGCAAACGAAG AGAAGCCTGCCATAGCGCCACCAGTGTTTCTGTTCCAAAAAGATAAAGCACAGAAG AGATCAGCTGATGGCTCGAGTGCAGAAGATGAAG GTTCAGACAAAGAGGATGGTGGCTACTTTCCTCCAGTAAAAAGAGAGAGGACTTCATCTTTAACACAGTTCCCACCTTCACATTCTG GGTCTTGTAAGAACAATGTCTTCATGCCCTCAACTTTCTGCCAGTCTCCAACTGGGAATTCAGAGGACTCAGAACCAG ATGAGAAGCCTGTAGGATTTCGTTTAAAACCACCTACTCTCATCCATGGTCAGGCGCCTAGTTCAG GCGTCCCCAGTCAGAAACCCAAGGAGCAGCAGCGCAGTGTGCTCCGGCCAGCCTTGCTCCAGGCCCCACCAGTCAAGTCCAACTCAGAGTCCACTAACGGGGTGAAGAAGTTTTCCGACGTAACGTCAGAAGGGTCGAGCATCTTCCAGAACAACACTGAGCACTCAGACGTCCTCGCTATGTCACCG AAACATGAAAGGGAGGATGGAGCGAGCAGAGAGAAGAACGATTGTTCTGCAGAGTCCTCTTTCGTGTTTGGGCAAAATATCAAAGACCGAGCAAAG TTGGACGAGAATAGTAAAGATGGCAAGTTGTTACCCCTGGATTCTCAGGAGGGAACAAACTATTTCTTACAATACATCGCCACCCCCAG TTCAAAGAACGCCATACACAATACCGACAAGGGGGCCAAATTTGTCTTTGGACAGAACATGTCAGAGAGAGTCCTA AGCCCTTCCAAGGGAGGGGAGGCATCAGTGGAAGACTGTAAAGTCTTACCAGCTCCCCCTGTGTCTGAATCCTTATCCAAGGAAAACATACCAGAGAAGG GTAACAATGTGACAGAGTCACTGGAGGAATCTGCAGCAGCGTACACCAAAGCCACAGCCAAGAAGTGCATCTTGGAGAAGGTAGACGTCAAAACTGGAGAAGAATCAGAAAGTAACGTTTTGCAG GTCCAGTGCAAGTTGTTTGTGTTTGACAAGACAGCCCAGACGTGGATAGAGCGGGGTCGAGGGCTGCTCAGGCTTAATGACATGGCATCCACAGACGACGGATCACTACAATCACGTCTAG TGATGCGGACCCAGGGCAGCCTTAGATTGATCCTGAACACCAAACTGTGGCCTCAGATGCAAGTGGACAAGGCCAGCGAAAAGAGTGTCCGTGTCACCGCCATGGACACAGAAGACCAAGGGGTTAAGGTCTTCCTAATATCG GCTAGTTCTAGGGAGGACACAGGTCAGCTGGCAGCAGCCCTGCACCATCGTATCCTGGCCCTGAAGAGCCGGGCGGACCAGGAGCCCCAGGAGGCCCCGGCTGCAGACTGTGCCCCCGAGGCTGACTTGCCCCACTCTGAAGGGGACAGCGATGAGGAAGATCAGGTCAACAATGCTGCAG TTAACTCAGAGGGAGGAGATGCCCAGGCTGCTGGAAGTACATAG
- the ranbp3b gene encoding ran-binding protein 3b isoform X2: MAELANEEKPAIAPPVFLFQKDKAQKRSADGSSAEDEGSDKEDGGYFPPVKRERTSSLTQFPPSHSGSCKNNVFMPSTFCQSPTGNSEDSEPDEKPVGFRLKPPTLIHGQAPSSGVPSQKPKEQQRSVLRPALLQAPPVKSNSESTNGVKKFSDVTSEGSSIFQNNTEHSDVLAMSPKHEREDGASREKNDCSAESSFVFGQNIKDRAKLDENSKDGKLLPLDSQEGTNYFLQYIATPSSKNAIHNTDKGAKFVFGQNMSERVLSPSKGGEASVEDCKVLPAPPVSESLSKENIPEKGNNVTESLEESAAAYTKATAKKCILEKVDVKTGEESESNVLQVQCKLFVFDKTAQTWIERGRGLLRLNDMASTDDGSLQSRLVTGYWRELEQPVVHINPEPSKTCSMGDMSVMRTQGSLRLILNTKLWPQMQVDKASEKSVRVTAMDTEDQGVKVFLISASSREDTGQLAAALHHRILALKSRADQEPQEAPAADCAPEADLPHSEGDSDEEDQVNNAAVNSEGGDAQAAGST; this comes from the exons ATGGCGGAATTGGCAAACGAAG AGAAGCCTGCCATAGCGCCACCAGTGTTTCTGTTCCAAAAAGATAAAGCACAGAAG AGATCAGCTGATGGCTCGAGTGCAGAAGATGAAG GTTCAGACAAAGAGGATGGTGGCTACTTTCCTCCAGTAAAAAGAGAGAGGACTTCATCTTTAACACAGTTCCCACCTTCACATTCTG GGTCTTGTAAGAACAATGTCTTCATGCCCTCAACTTTCTGCCAGTCTCCAACTGGGAATTCAGAGGACTCAGAACCAG ATGAGAAGCCTGTAGGATTTCGTTTAAAACCACCTACTCTCATCCATGGTCAGGCGCCTAGTTCAG GCGTCCCCAGTCAGAAACCCAAGGAGCAGCAGCGCAGTGTGCTCCGGCCAGCCTTGCTCCAGGCCCCACCAGTCAAGTCCAACTCAGAGTCCACTAACGGGGTGAAGAAGTTTTCCGACGTAACGTCAGAAGGGTCGAGCATCTTCCAGAACAACACTGAGCACTCAGACGTCCTCGCTATGTCACCG AAACATGAAAGGGAGGATGGAGCGAGCAGAGAGAAGAACGATTGTTCTGCAGAGTCCTCTTTCGTGTTTGGGCAAAATATCAAAGACCGAGCAAAG TTGGACGAGAATAGTAAAGATGGCAAGTTGTTACCCCTGGATTCTCAGGAGGGAACAAACTATTTCTTACAATACATCGCCACCCCCAG TTCAAAGAACGCCATACACAATACCGACAAGGGGGCCAAATTTGTCTTTGGACAGAACATGTCAGAGAGAGTCCTA AGCCCTTCCAAGGGAGGGGAGGCATCAGTGGAAGACTGTAAAGTCTTACCAGCTCCCCCTGTGTCTGAATCCTTATCCAAGGAAAACATACCAGAGAAGG GTAACAATGTGACAGAGTCACTGGAGGAATCTGCAGCAGCGTACACCAAAGCCACAGCCAAGAAGTGCATCTTGGAGAAGGTAGACGTCAAAACTGGAGAAGAATCAGAAAGTAACGTTTTGCAG GTCCAGTGCAAGTTGTTTGTGTTTGACAAGACAGCCCAGACGTGGATAGAGCGGGGTCGAGGGCTGCTCAGGCTTAATGACATGGCATCCACAGACGACGGATCACTACAATCACGTCTAG ttactggatattggcgggaactggaacaacctgtcgtacacatcaatccagagccatccaaaacatgctcaatgggtgacatgtctg TGATGCGGACCCAGGGCAGCCTTAGATTGATCCTGAACACCAAACTGTGGCCTCAGATGCAAGTGGACAAGGCCAGCGAAAAGAGTGTCCGTGTCACCGCCATGGACACAGAAGACCAAGGGGTTAAGGTCTTCCTAATATCG GCTAGTTCTAGGGAGGACACAGGTCAGCTGGCAGCAGCCCTGCACCATCGTATCCTGGCCCTGAAGAGCCGGGCGGACCAGGAGCCCCAGGAGGCCCCGGCTGCAGACTGTGCCCCCGAGGCTGACTTGCCCCACTCTGAAGGGGACAGCGATGAGGAAGATCAGGTCAACAATGCTGCAG TTAACTCAGAGGGAGGAGATGCCCAGGCTGCTGGAAGTACATAG